A single Marinitoga aeolica DNA region contains:
- a CDS encoding type II secretion system protein — translation MALKNKAGFSLYEVLIVLAVIAILGTFAVPMVNNVILKAKMTKIINDMKVLENSIIQYYYDEDTIPADISALIANNYLENAVDNINFSTNSNVVYVYYNSEVEKADDLENLDTTLKWSSSNTDFSTLADVPSDTEKYPVLKVIF, via the coding sequence ATGGCTTTGAAGAATAAAGCTGGTTTTTCTTTGTATGAGGTGTTGATTGTTCTGGCAGTTATTGCTATTTTGGGGACTTTTGCTGTGCCAATGGTGAATAATGTTATTTTAAAGGCGAAGATGACGAAGATTATAAACGATATGAAGGTTTTGGAAAATTCTATTATTCAGTACTATTATGATGAAGATACTATTCCTGCGGATATTAGTGCTTTAATTGCTAATAATTATTTAGAAAATGCTGTTGATAATATAAATTTTAGTACAAATTCTAATGTTGTTTATGTTTATTATAATAGCGAAGTTGAAAAGGCTGATGATTTAGAAAATTTAGACACTACATTAAAATGGAGTTCTTCTAATACAGATTTTTCTACACTTGCTGATGT
- a CDS encoding GumC family protein produces the protein MEDFENELTLSDIFRIFKRRKVTFFVILFLTVLITGLYLYFAKDIYEAKMVIETKNTSKTSSLLAQYGSLASMVGISLPSGGNSISTVIEKMKSDQILLNVVEDNKLLDYYRKNSKPSFISKILKREKSEINKYDIVESIKENLDIQPQKDTSLIKISYKSADPTLAASIVQSVYDEYIKYEKNVALSDINFYLSKLKDMFRDVSDKYLNVQKKILDFQVNNKIFDQNSLEPYVSQYSKLYFDLIDIDSKKTELETKIKSVEDNLVNLNPDLKKFFLENNDSIKPLKDQLVNLKIEYETLKLNSSQNPKLIELEAKIQVLEDNLKKQINDILSNNLKYLATTDIDTYKQYVADKTQLELLDVIKSSTVSLMQKIDSDIKEKSPLLYEYFLLKKDSAILQTKYETLKSSIETQELQSNFYQPSLRIVDNVYIPYKPVAPNKKLTLAIGGVLGIFLAILGIFIKEYQDKKVKDVYEFSNRYKTPEFVMYNGNIEREIKRIVNFIYVNGLKNIGITRIGEFEYKTIAYEIKEKLNELNILSNGENRDVSIHEEFVDNVIMLVKDDESVKNSNSNDFSIRLLPELTDPDFILYEKSFDKMIILIKEGITELEVVDRYKNLILNNWVIYIEK, from the coding sequence ATGGAAGATTTTGAAAATGAGTTGACATTATCAGATATATTTAGAATATTTAAAAGAAGAAAGGTTACTTTTTTTGTTATTTTATTTTTAACTGTTTTAATTACAGGGTTATATCTTTATTTTGCTAAAGATATATATGAAGCAAAGATGGTGATTGAAACAAAAAATACTTCAAAGACTTCTTCTTTGCTTGCTCAATATGGAAGCCTGGCTTCTATGGTGGGAATTAGTTTGCCATCTGGAGGCAATTCTATTAGCACTGTTATTGAAAAGATGAAATCAGATCAGATTTTGTTAAATGTTGTGGAAGATAATAAGTTATTGGACTATTATCGAAAAAATTCAAAGCCTTCTTTTATTAGTAAAATTTTGAAAAGAGAAAAAAGTGAAATAAATAAATACGATATTGTTGAAAGTATTAAAGAAAATCTTGATATTCAACCACAAAAAGATACATCATTAATTAAGATTTCTTATAAATCAGCTGATCCAACATTAGCTGCTTCTATTGTACAATCTGTTTATGATGAATATATTAAGTACGAAAAAAACGTTGCTTTATCTGATATTAACTTTTATTTAAGCAAGTTGAAGGATATGTTTAGGGATGTTTCTGATAAGTATTTAAATGTACAAAAGAAAATTTTGGATTTCCAGGTTAATAATAAAATTTTTGATCAGAATTCTTTAGAGCCTTATGTTTCGCAATATTCTAAATTATATTTTGATTTAATTGATATAGACAGTAAAAAGACAGAATTAGAGACAAAAATAAAATCTGTTGAGGATAATCTTGTAAATCTGAATCCAGATTTAAAGAAATTCTTTTTGGAAAACAATGATTCCATTAAACCTTTAAAAGATCAATTGGTTAATTTAAAAATAGAATATGAAACATTGAAATTAAATTCTTCTCAAAACCCTAAATTAATTGAATTGGAAGCAAAAATTCAGGTGTTAGAGGATAATCTAAAAAAACAAATTAATGATATTTTAAGTAATAACCTTAAATATCTTGCTACAACTGATATTGATACTTATAAGCAGTATGTTGCGGATAAAACACAACTTGAATTGCTGGATGTTATTAAATCATCTACAGTTTCTTTAATGCAGAAAATAGATTCTGATATTAAAGAAAAATCTCCATTATTATATGAATATTTTTTATTAAAAAAGGATTCTGCTATTTTACAAACAAAATATGAAACGTTAAAATCTTCTATAGAAACCCAGGAATTGCAATCTAACTTTTATCAACCATCACTCAGGATTGTTGATAATGTATATATTCCATACAAGCCTGTTGCGCCAAATAAAAAATTAACATTAGCTATAGGTGGAGTATTAGGAATATTTCTTGCTATACTTGGTATTTTTATTAAAGAATATCAAGATAAAAAGGTGAAAGATGTTTATGAGTTTTCAAATAGATATAAAACACCAGAATTTGTGATGTATAATGGAAATATAGAAAGAGAAATAAAAAGGATTGTTAATTTTATTTATGTTAATGGTTTAAAAAATATTGGAATTACAAGAATTGGCGAATTTGAATATAAAACAATTGCTTATGAGATAAAAGAGAAATTAAACGAGTTGAACATTTTATCCAATGGAGAAAATAGAGATGTTTCTATACATGAGGAATTTGTTGATAATGTCATTATGCTGGTAAAGGATGATGAAAGTGTTAAAAATAGCAATTCAAATGATTTTTCTATAAGGCTTTTACCGGAATTAACCGATCCAGACTTTATTTTATATGAAAAATCTTTTGATAAAATGATTATTTTAATTAAAGAGGGAATTACAGAATTAGAAGTTGTTGATAGGTATAAAAATTTAATTTTAAATAATTGGGTTATATATATTGAAAAATAA
- the galE gene encoding UDP-glucose 4-epimerase GalE, giving the protein MAILITGGAGYIGSHACVEFLNAGYEIVVLDNFSNSKPEVLKRIKELTGKDFKFYELDLLDKKGLKKIFEENKIDAVIHFAGLKAVGESVSIPLKYYHNNITGTLNLLEIMQEKNVKKIVFSSSATVYGNPEKVPITEDAPLSATNPYGRTKLFIEYILKDLYVSDNGWSIALLRYFNPIGAHESGRIGEDPNGIPNNLMPYITQVAVGKRKKLYVFGNDYNTHDGTGVRDYIHVVDLVIGHIKALEKIMNETGVKVYNLGTGVGYSVLDVVKAFEEANRIKIPYEIVDRRPGDVDQVYADPTKALKELGWKAERNIVDMCRDSWNWQKNNPNGYDK; this is encoded by the coding sequence ATGGCAATATTAATAACAGGTGGAGCAGGATACATTGGTTCTCATGCATGTGTGGAATTTTTAAATGCTGGATATGAAATTGTGGTTTTAGATAATTTTTCAAATAGTAAGCCAGAAGTATTAAAAAGAATAAAAGAATTAACAGGAAAAGACTTTAAATTTTATGAATTAGATTTATTGGATAAAAAAGGATTAAAAAAGATATTTGAAGAAAACAAAATAGATGCAGTAATACATTTTGCTGGTTTAAAAGCAGTAGGAGAATCCGTTTCAATTCCTTTAAAATATTATCATAACAACATAACAGGTACATTGAATCTATTAGAAATAATGCAAGAGAAAAATGTAAAAAAAATAGTGTTCAGTTCATCTGCTACAGTATATGGTAATCCAGAAAAAGTACCAATAACAGAAGATGCACCATTATCAGCTACTAACCCATATGGTAGAACAAAATTATTTATTGAATACATATTAAAAGATTTATATGTATCTGATAATGGATGGTCTATTGCATTACTCAGATATTTCAATCCAATAGGAGCACACGAATCTGGTAGAATAGGTGAAGATCCAAATGGTATTCCAAATAATTTAATGCCATATATAACTCAAGTAGCAGTTGGAAAAAGAAAAAAATTATATGTATTTGGAAATGACTATAACACACATGATGGAACAGGTGTAAGAGATTATATTCATGTAGTGGATTTAGTAATAGGACATATAAAAGCATTGGAAAAAATAATGAATGAAACAGGAGTAAAAGTATATAATCTTGGAACAGGTGTTGGATATAGTGTTTTAGATGTTGTAAAGGCATTTGAAGAAGCAAATAGAATAAAAATACCATATGAAATAGTAGATAGAAGACCTGGCGATGTTGATCAAGTATATGCAGATCCAACAAAAGCATTAAAGGAATTGGGGTGGAAAGCCGAAAGAAATATAGTAGATATGTGTAGAGATTCCTGGAATTGGCAAAAAAATAATCCAAATGGATATGATAAATAA
- a CDS encoding sugar transferase, with the protein MKINSNFLKLIDFLILIIFNTYITRNIYVSLIFGTFIYLGIYAFRTYDFENIESWNDTIIRVFAGMMLGFLAVLSFSAIFDNFILKSYFLDNFLFNILVLPVVHKISYYILLRNIEPKKYIVIGRKEEWEDLMNEIEKKSLGKLRFAEYINPSPVRLKKLIKEHDGVLVADPELEKLVINEINEFKENGIKVEYLPVIVERFLRRIPIQVAKKFKAHYEVAFSEIKESPAKRIVDIIFSLFLLILFSPLIVISYFLIFLEDGNPVIFKQIRIGQNEKPFLLIKFRTLKDKKDEDKLSNPNEKIDKHALYFGKFLRKTRLDEVLQFFNVLNGTMSIVGPRPEMEHFHILAKENIPMYEFRLKLKPGITGWAQINYKHTTTLEDYRKKTEYDLYYIKNRKWLLDFKIMIQTVETIFGLKGAK; encoded by the coding sequence ATGAAAATAAATTCAAATTTTCTAAAATTAATTGATTTTCTAATTTTAATAATTTTTAATACATATATAACCAGGAACATATATGTTTCATTGATATTTGGGACATTTATATATCTTGGTATATATGCATTTAGAACATATGATTTTGAAAACATAGAAAGCTGGAATGATACAATAATAAGAGTTTTTGCTGGAATGATGTTAGGTTTTCTCGCGGTTTTATCTTTTTCAGCAATTTTTGATAATTTTATTTTAAAATCATATTTTTTAGATAATTTTCTATTTAATATTTTAGTGTTACCAGTTGTTCATAAAATTAGTTATTATATATTATTAAGAAATATAGAACCAAAAAAATATATAGTAATTGGTAGAAAAGAAGAATGGGAAGATTTAATGAATGAAATAGAAAAAAAGAGTCTTGGAAAATTAAGATTTGCTGAATATATAAATCCTTCACCTGTTAGATTAAAAAAATTGATTAAAGAACATGATGGGGTTTTGGTAGCTGATCCAGAGTTAGAAAAATTGGTAATAAATGAAATAAATGAATTTAAAGAAAATGGTATAAAAGTTGAATATTTACCTGTCATAGTTGAAAGATTTTTAAGGAGAATTCCAATACAGGTAGCGAAAAAGTTTAAAGCCCATTATGAAGTAGCTTTTAGTGAAATAAAAGAATCGCCTGCTAAAAGAATAGTTGATATAATCTTCTCATTATTTCTTTTAATTTTATTTTCACCATTAATAGTTATATCATATTTTCTGATTTTTTTAGAAGATGGAAATCCTGTTATTTTTAAGCAGATAAGAATTGGGCAAAATGAGAAACCTTTCCTTTTAATAAAGTTTAGAACTTTGAAAGATAAAAAAGATGAAGACAAATTATCGAATCCGAATGAAAAAATAGATAAACATGCATTATATTTTGGGAAATTTTTAAGAAAAACAAGGCTTGATGAAGTCTTGCAATTTTTTAATGTATTAAATGGAACGATGAGCATTGTCGGTCCTAGACCAGAAATGGAACATTTTCATATTTTAGCTAAAGAAAACATACCGATGTATGAATTTAGACTTAAATTAAAGCCTGGAATTACAGGATGGGCACAAATTAATTATAAACATACAACTACATTAGAAGATTATAGAAAAAAAACAGAATACGATTTATATTATATAAAAAATAGAAAATGGTTATTAGATTTTAAAATAATGATTCAAACGGTAGAAACAATATTTGGGTTGAAAGGCGCTAAATAA
- a CDS encoding glycosyltransferase, which yields MWQLFLIISLMHVLFVAIAIIYNVFSKKIDMNVSNIDISNFPKISILIPAYNEEKNIENKIKNILSQNYPKDKLEILIGSDGSTDRTAEKARKVENVKVFEFDRSGKASVLNKLYQKSSGDYILVSDADTLFLSKNALKNAVLSNSEMVTAIVGSDELPGLKKYWNIEFNVRNFESQFGKCVVSSGTFIFVKREYFPEIPSHIIADDLFIPLWVIKNGGKSIQNDSIICKTEKENYTTRSYFKKKMRVVRGGIQTLFEYFELKLDFLSFSFFFLHKISRWYMALFFTLFLLFFDVKLFLSYISVSLLLFLVFKKFRMLMIDLYVPVIATILEFIKPTKFGGWDF from the coding sequence ATGTGGCAATTATTTTTAATAATATCATTAATGCATGTATTATTTGTAGCTATAGCAATAATATATAATGTTTTTAGCAAAAAAATTGATATGAATGTTTCTAATATAGATATTTCTAATTTTCCTAAAATAAGTATTTTAATTCCAGCATATAATGAAGAAAAAAATATTGAAAATAAAATTAAAAATATTCTTAGTCAAAATTATCCAAAAGATAAATTAGAGATATTAATAGGTTCGGATGGTTCAACAGATAGGACAGCTGAAAAGGCTAGAAAAGTTGAAAATGTAAAAGTTTTTGAATTTGATCGTTCAGGAAAAGCTAGTGTTTTAAATAAATTATACCAAAAATCATCCGGAGATTATATATTAGTCTCTGATGCAGATACATTGTTTTTATCAAAAAATGCATTAAAAAATGCTGTTCTAAGTAATAGTGAAATGGTAACAGCAATTGTTGGAAGTGATGAACTACCAGGATTGAAAAAATATTGGAATATAGAATTTAATGTAAGGAATTTTGAAAGTCAATTTGGGAAATGTGTTGTTTCTAGTGGTACATTTATTTTTGTTAAAAGAGAATATTTTCCTGAAATACCTTCTCACATTATTGCGGATGACTTATTTATACCCTTGTGGGTTATAAAAAATGGCGGAAAAAGTATTCAAAATGATAGCATAATATGTAAAACAGAAAAAGAAAATTATACGACAAGGTCTTATTTTAAGAAAAAAATGAGAGTAGTTAGAGGTGGAATACAAACATTATTTGAATATTTTGAATTGAAATTAGATTTTTTATCTTTCTCTTTTTTCTTTCTACATAAAATTAGTAGATGGTATATGGCATTATTTTTTACACTATTCTTATTGTTTTTTGATGTAAAACTGTTTTTATCATATATATCAGTATCTTTACTTCTTTTTCTAGTATTTAAAAAGTTTAGAATGCTTATGATAGATTTATATGTACCCGTAATAGCGACAATTTTAGAATTCATCAAACCAACAAAATTTGGTGGATGGGATTTTTAA
- a CDS encoding GumC family protein yields MDTVTIIKNMYKRWKIYYWITFILTIVLGILYIKYADKKYTSKMLIELNDSQQNSFISSGLIDINSLIGGNNINTIATEKIRLTSEPVIEKIVDELNLVDYYNKNLNIIRKLLKTKIEKRNAINILKKQIVLEEVPSTNYIYVSFTSTDPTLSASVVQRIYDYYIEYTVNKQKEFFNSYKQKLENIKKTLEEELNKKTQEIIDFELKNKVFSSSLPKNLIDKYYEIYNNLFEIENQRYELRNKIELFENNYVNIDDSLKKELVISSNPDITSLKRSLLNEKLELETLKSSNPNSPKIYEMETHIKLLEQELDKEVEKILSNQYLYLDTVSKNDFKDYISLKSQYEKLDVYKSFLEKTLKDIDAKIYSQSPLYYEYFNLKKEQEIASKKLSDITSLIDQINLKDFSIMPKFDIIEKPYPPKSPSSPNKNLLLATTIFLAIIMGFLGIYLKEHFNNKIIDIDLFKQHFKEPDIYDDIKFNNIRKYLYNNHIKKAVVYPLNLKEFDYLFDEYEIYEIRKNTSFKDIKEINEKIKKLENVLIIIDSSEKTDIELFKEIKNRFVLIEEKYTYIDDVERIKELQNNVKYIYIKTE; encoded by the coding sequence ATGGATACAGTTACTATAATAAAGAATATGTATAAAAGATGGAAAATATATTATTGGATAACTTTTATATTAACAATAGTACTAGGAATATTGTATATAAAATATGCAGATAAAAAATATACTTCAAAAATGCTTATTGAATTAAATGATTCACAACAAAATTCATTTATTTCATCTGGATTAATTGATATTAATTCTTTAATAGGTGGAAATAATATAAATACAATAGCTACCGAAAAAATAAGATTAACTTCTGAACCAGTGATAGAAAAGATAGTTGATGAGTTAAATTTAGTAGATTATTACAATAAAAATTTAAATATAATAAGAAAATTATTAAAAACAAAAATCGAAAAAAGAAATGCTATAAATATTCTAAAAAAACAAATTGTTCTTGAAGAAGTACCATCAACAAATTATATTTATGTCAGTTTTACTTCTACAGACCCAACTCTTTCTGCATCAGTTGTGCAGAGAATATACGATTATTATATAGAATATACCGTAAATAAACAAAAAGAATTTTTTAATTCGTATAAACAAAAACTTGAAAATATTAAAAAAACTTTAGAAGAAGAATTAAATAAAAAAACTCAAGAAATAATAGATTTCGAATTAAAAAATAAAGTTTTTTCAAGTTCATTACCAAAAAATTTAATAGATAAATATTATGAAATATATAATAATTTATTTGAAATTGAAAATCAAAGATATGAATTAAGAAATAAAATTGAATTGTTTGAAAATAATTATGTGAATATTGATGATTCATTAAAAAAAGAATTAGTAATATCGTCAAACCCAGATATAACATCTTTAAAAAGAAGTTTATTAAATGAAAAATTAGAATTAGAAACGTTAAAATCATCAAATCCTAATTCTCCAAAAATATATGAAATGGAAACTCATATTAAATTATTAGAGCAGGAATTAGATAAAGAAGTTGAAAAAATATTATCAAATCAATATTTATATTTAGACACAGTATCAAAAAATGATTTCAAAGATTATATATCTCTAAAATCACAATATGAGAAACTTGATGTTTATAAATCGTTTCTTGAAAAAACATTAAAAGATATTGATGCCAAAATATATTCTCAATCACCGTTATATTATGAATATTTTAATTTAAAAAAAGAGCAAGAAATAGCATCAAAAAAGTTATCAGATATAACAAGTTTAATTGACCAAATAAATTTAAAGGATTTTTCAATTATGCCGAAATTTGATATTATTGAAAAACCCTATCCGCCAAAAAGTCCTTCTTCTCCAAACAAAAATTTATTATTAGCAACAACAATATTTTTAGCTATTATTATGGGATTTTTAGGTATTTATTTAAAAGAACATTTTAATAATAAAATTATTGATATTGATTTATTTAAACAACATTTCAAAGAACCTGATATATATGATGATATCAAATTTAATAATATACGGAAATATTTATATAATAATCATATAAAAAAAGCAGTAGTATATCCATTAAATCTAAAAGAATTTGATTATTTATTTGATGAATATGAAATTTATGAAATAAGGAAAAACACATCATTTAAAGACATAAAAGAAATAAATGAAAAAATAAAAAAATTAGAAAATGTACTTATTATAATAGATTCAAGCGAAAAAACAGACATAGAATTATTTAAAGAAATAAAAAATAGATTTGTTCTTATCGAAGAAAAATATACTTATATTGATGATGTAGAAAGAATAAAAGAGCTTCAAAACAATGTAAAATACATATATATTAAAACGGAGTGA
- a CDS encoding glycosyltransferase family 4 protein — translation MIKVKKMFLISGPIGPVIGSNQSFKNTLIEYLKSGYEVYHFAFFYRNSQKYNVKDFLKFKNYHFYGTPKVFEYIRNLISKKSTKKEISIPIPHPDAIIKPESEITTFQSIFFIFYTIFESIRALLLALFIKPDLVYSYEVFSVIPGYLIKKIFKIPAAKRFQGTYLDYNNLNNKKLWFHKLAYKLKFNLVIMANDGTKGNKVLKKLGINKYLFLLNGLDDKIKEKVDEEKIKYLKEKHNLKEHYVLGIFNRFHPFKRIDRAIYLLKQTIDNGINAKLLIGGMGGPMEDSLKKYAKELNVEKKIIWLGKIKYEEMKYYYKLCDVVLIVNDYANTGNQILEVSYLGIPTIATDDENNSKYLSFNNIYYVKPKEFSKNAIKGILYFYNNKNKFNKNELKSWKERMEIEIKEIEKILEEKNENTKFNRSKTTIYKRSSNK, via the coding sequence ATGATAAAAGTGAAAAAAATGTTTTTAATATCTGGACCAATAGGTCCAGTTATTGGTAGTAATCAATCTTTTAAAAATACGTTAATTGAATATTTAAAAAGCGGTTATGAAGTATATCACTTTGCTTTTTTTTATAGAAATAGTCAAAAATATAATGTAAAAGATTTCCTTAAATTTAAAAATTATCATTTTTATGGAACACCCAAAGTTTTTGAGTATATAAGAAATTTAATAAGCAAGAAAAGTACTAAGAAAGAAATATCAATTCCAATTCCACATCCAGACGCAATAATAAAGCCGGAATCAGAAATTACCACATTTCAATCAATTTTTTTTATATTCTATACAATATTTGAAAGTATAAGAGCACTGCTATTAGCTTTATTTATAAAACCAGATTTAGTGTATTCATATGAAGTATTTTCAGTAATACCAGGATATTTAATAAAAAAAATATTTAAAATACCAGCAGCAAAAAGATTTCAAGGAACCTATCTTGATTACAACAATTTAAATAACAAAAAACTCTGGTTTCATAAACTGGCATATAAATTAAAATTTAACTTAGTAATAATGGCAAATGATGGAACAAAGGGAAATAAAGTATTAAAAAAATTAGGTATAAATAAATATTTATTTTTATTAAATGGTTTAGATGATAAAATAAAAGAAAAAGTTGATGAAGAAAAAATAAAATATTTAAAAGAAAAACATAATTTAAAAGAACATTATGTATTGGGAATATTTAATAGATTTCATCCATTTAAAAGAATAGATAGAGCAATATACTTATTAAAGCAAACCATAGATAATGGAATAAATGCAAAACTTCTTATAGGTGGAATGGGGGGACCAATGGAAGATTCATTAAAAAAATATGCGAAAGAGCTTAATGTAGAGAAAAAGATAATATGGTTAGGAAAAATAAAATATGAAGAAATGAAATATTACTATAAATTATGTGATGTTGTATTGATAGTAAATGATTATGCCAATACTGGTAATCAAATATTAGAAGTTTCATATCTAGGAATTCCAACAATTGCAACTGATGATGAAAATAATTCAAAATATTTATCGTTTAATAATATTTATTACGTGAAACCTAAAGAATTTTCTAAAAATGCTATAAAAGGGATTTTATACTTTTACAATAACAAAAATAAATTTAATAAAAATGAGTTAAAATCCTGGAAGGAAAGAATGGAAATAGAAATAAAAGAAATTGAAAAAATCTTGGAGGAAAAAAATGAAAATACTAAGTTTAATAGGAGCAAGACCACAATTTATAAAAGAAGCAGTAATAAATAA
- the wecB gene encoding non-hydrolyzing UDP-N-acetylglucosamine 2-epimerase yields the protein MKILSLIGARPQFIKEAVINKELEKKGIKEILVHSGQHYDKNMSDIFFETLKIKEPDYYLNIGSWNHGEMTGKIMIEFEKITIKEKPDIILVYGDTNTTLAGAIVASKLKIPVAHIEAGIRQEPKDMPEEINRVLTDRISTYLFCPSELAVENLKKENITKGVYFVGDIMHDLYKIMEPKFRYDIFNELKLKENEYIVMTMHRDFNVDNKEKLEKILQQIEKISKEKTIVFPIHPRTKKRIKEFNLEKYLEKVKVIDPIDYLNLMGMVKKSWKVITDSGGLQKEAYFAERQAIVIMPDTGWRELIELKWNKLADENNIYEKVFEKNNAKYPGNVYGKGNAGEKIAKILKHLEEINVR from the coding sequence ATGAAAATACTAAGTTTAATAGGAGCAAGACCACAATTTATAAAAGAAGCAGTAATAAATAAAGAATTAGAAAAAAAGGGTATAAAAGAAATATTAGTGCATTCAGGACAACATTATGATAAAAACATGTCAGATATATTTTTTGAAACATTAAAAATAAAAGAACCAGATTACTATTTAAATATTGGGTCATGGAATCATGGTGAAATGACAGGAAAAATAATGATAGAGTTTGAAAAAATAACAATAAAAGAAAAACCAGATATAATTTTGGTATATGGAGATACAAACACAACATTAGCAGGAGCAATAGTAGCAAGTAAATTAAAAATACCAGTAGCACATATAGAAGCAGGAATAAGACAAGAACCAAAAGATATGCCAGAAGAAATAAATAGAGTATTAACAGATAGAATATCAACATACTTGTTTTGTCCCAGCGAATTAGCGGTAGAAAATTTAAAAAAAGAAAATATAACAAAAGGGGTATACTTTGTAGGAGATATAATGCATGACCTGTATAAAATAATGGAACCAAAATTCAGATATGATATATTTAACGAATTAAAACTAAAAGAAAATGAATATATAGTAATGACAATGCATAGAGATTTCAATGTAGATAACAAAGAAAAATTAGAAAAAATACTACAGCAAATAGAAAAAATATCAAAAGAAAAAACAATAGTATTTCCAATACATCCAAGAACTAAAAAAAGAATAAAAGAATTTAATTTAGAGAAATACTTGGAAAAAGTAAAAGTAATAGATCCAATAGATTATTTAAATTTAATGGGGATGGTAAAAAAATCATGGAAAGTAATAACAGATAGTGGAGGATTGCAAAAAGAAGCATATTTTGCTGAAAGACAGGCAATAGTAATAATGCCAGATACAGGATGGAGAGAATTAATAGAATTAAAGTGGAATAAATTAGCAGATGAAAACAATATATATGAAAAAGTATTTGAAAAAAATAATGCGAAATATCCGGGAAATGTATATGGAAAAGGTAATGCTGGCGAAAAGATAGCAAAGATTTTAAAACATTTGGAGGAAATAAATGTTAGATAA
- a CDS encoding NAD-dependent 4,6-dehydratase LegB, with product MKVLVTGSEGFIGSHLTEMLVEKGYNVKAFVRYNFQNDWGWLEKSKYLKDIEIYTGDIRDYDSVYDAMKDVDIVFHLAALIGIPYSYLSPLAYIKTNTEGTYNVLEAARKLNIQRVIHTSTSEIYGTAQYVPIDEKHPYNPQSPYAASKAGADHLALSYYRSFELPVTIIRPFNTYGPRQSARAIIPTIISQILAGKKQIKLGNLTPTRDLNYVKDTANGFITVGLHEKTIGDVYNLGTGKEISIGNLAKKIIELIGKDVEIITDKERLRPEKSEVERLLSNPEKAMKLTGWKPQYTLEEGLKETINWIKENMQYFKVDIYNV from the coding sequence ATGAAAGTATTAGTCACAGGTTCAGAAGGATTTATAGGGTCTCATTTAACTGAAATGCTGGTTGAAAAAGGATATAATGTAAAAGCTTTTGTTAGATATAACTTTCAAAATGATTGGGGTTGGCTTGAAAAATCTAAATATTTGAAAGATATAGAGATATATACAGGAGATATAAGAGACTATGATAGTGTATATGATGCAATGAAAGATGTAGATATAGTGTTTCATCTTGCAGCATTAATAGGAATACCATATTCATATCTTTCTCCATTAGCATATATAAAAACAAATACAGAGGGGACATATAATGTATTGGAAGCAGCAAGAAAATTAAATATTCAAAGAGTAATACACACTTCAACTAGCGAAATATACGGTACAGCACAATATGTACCAATAGATGAAAAACATCCATATAATCCTCAATCTCCATATGCCGCTTCAAAAGCAGGAGCTGATCATTTAGCTTTAAGTTATTATAGATCATTCGAATTACCAGTAACAATAATAAGACCATTTAATACATACGGTCCAAGGCAATCAGCAAGAGCAATAATACCAACAATAATATCTCAAATATTAGCAGGGAAAAAACAAATTAAGTTAGGTAATTTAACTCCTACACGAGACTTAAATTATGTAAAAGACACAGCAAATGGATTTATAACTGTAGGATTACATGAAAAAACAATTGGTGATGTATATAATTTAGGAACAGGAAAAGAAATATCGATAGGTAATTTAGCTAAAAAAATAATTGAATTAATAGGAAAAGATGTAGAAATAATAACAGATAAAGAAAGATTAAGACCAGAAAAATCAGAAGTTGAAAGACTATTATCAAATCCAGAAAAAGCAATGAAATTAACTGGTTGGAAGCCACAATATACATTAGAAGAAGGGTTAAAAGAAACTATTAATTGGATAAAAGAAAATATGCAATATTTTAAAGTTGATATATATAATGTTTAG